The window CGCTCCCGCAGGGCCTGCTGGAGCTCCCGGGGGGCTCGATGGAAGAAGGCCGGGCTCCCTCGCCAGGCGATCCCGCCCGCCTGCCACCCCAGGGTCCGATGGATCCCGAAGGGGAGCTCCCCGCGCCGGCTCTGACGCAGCGTCCGCCGCACGACCTCATCGACCGCCGGGGTGACGGAGCCGAGCAGGGCCTCCATCGCCGAGGAGCGCATGGCCGCATACCGGTCATACCAGTCCGCGCCGACGCCGATGGCGTATCGCCGCAGGGCGCCCGCCGCCTCGAAGAGGCCGGCGCTGCTCCCCCCCGCCAGCCCCGCCGCGATGGGGACCCCCTGCGCATACAGGCGCAGGGCCGCCTCGAATCCGGCGATAGGGTCCCGATCCGAGGCCACGGTCTCGACCCGCAGGGCCTCCGGCGGCGTCCCGGCCGCCCGCGCGCCGCACGCGTAGCCCTCCCACAGCGCCTCCGCCCCCGGGCCGATCAGCGCGCCGATGGGCTGGCGCGTCCGCGCCGGATCCGCCCACCGACCGGCGATGTAGCCGGCCACCCAGCCCATCTCCCATTCATCGAAGGAAATCGCGAGGACGTTGGGCGGGATGGCTTGCTCTGGCGGCAGGCCGAGGAGGACGAACCGCTTCCCCGGGAAGATCCGCGCCATCTCCAGGCCCAGGCGGGCAGGCCCCTCCATGCCGATGAGGAACAGACGATGGTTCGGATCCCGCACGGCCTCACGGATCATCCGTTCCCAGGAAAGGGGATCGTATCCCATGGCGATCAGGGGGACGCTCACACCCTCGCTGCGCTGAAAGGCGCCCACGCCGGCGGCGGCGAAGTCGAAGGGTCCGCGATCTCCTCCCACTCCTTCCATCAGGACGATCACGGAGGTCAGCGAGGGCCGCGGGGTTGCAGGGCGGGAGAGGCAGCTCCCCATCAGGATCAGCCCGAGGGCGGCGATCCGGATCCACGTCCTCATCCTGTCTCTTCCGGCTCCTCACCGAGATCCGGGATCAGGCCGCGAGCGCGGGCTTCCTCATAGGTCAGGAGCTCTCCCGTTCCGGCCTCCTCCATCTCCCACGCTTCCTCCGGCGGGAGCGGGAAGGCCTCGGGCGTGGGGACCGGGGATGCTTCCCCGGGACCGGTTTCCGAAGCGGGCGGGGCGGGAGGCTCGGCGGAGGGTTCGGGGGCTTCCATGCTGAGTCCCTGCAGCCGGGCCCGGGCTTCCCGGAGCTCCAGGGCGACCAGGCCGGGCTTGATGGACCGGGGGACCAGGACGAGGAGGTGAAAGCCGGGAGCCAGGCGGCTGCCGTAAAGGGCCCAACGCTCTCCCTCCCAGGCCTGACCGGTCCATCCCGGCTCCCCCAGGAAGGGGATCAGACGATTCATGG is drawn from Thermoflexus hugenholtzii and contains these coding sequences:
- a CDS encoding BMP family ABC transporter substrate-binding protein produces the protein MRTWIRIAALGLILMGSCLSRPATPRPSLTSVIVLMEGVGGDRGPFDFAAAGVGAFQRSEGVSVPLIAMGYDPLSWERMIREAVRDPNHRLFLIGMEGPARLGLEMARIFPGKRFVLLGLPPEQAIPPNVLAISFDEWEMGWVAGYIAGRWADPARTRQPIGALIGPGAEALWEGYACGARAAGTPPEALRVETVASDRDPIAGFEAALRLYAQGVPIAAGLAGGSSAGLFEAAGALRRYAIGVGADWYDRYAAMRSSAMEALLGSVTPAVDEVVRRTLRQSRRGELPFGIHRTLGWQAGGIAWRGSPAFFHRAPRELQQALRERALQPTPCPTP